A stretch of Paenibacillus antri DNA encodes these proteins:
- a CDS encoding CGNR zinc finger domain-containing protein, producing the protein MEEDAGAGEAQHRFSFLGGALPLDYCNTVDWHSSPDPMERLHRYEDLVDWGMAAGTISSEEGAAIRERVAARSDEAANAYREAIELRESLFRLFTAVAREETPDDGDLARLNDRWERTQRRLEIRYENDAFRLDWRVGDLEESPDLLRLLDPVVRAAVELLLSPKSRDVRRCEGPPGCGWLFLDHTKNHSRRWCSMRECGNREKMRRFHEKKKSRRENDG; encoded by the coding sequence GTGGAAGAAGATGCCGGGGCCGGCGAGGCGCAGCACCGCTTCAGTTTTCTAGGAGGCGCCTTGCCTTTGGATTATTGCAACACCGTCGATTGGCATTCCAGTCCTGATCCGATGGAGCGGCTGCATAGATACGAGGATCTCGTAGATTGGGGCATGGCGGCGGGAACGATTTCGTCGGAAGAAGGGGCAGCGATTCGGGAACGCGTCGCCGCGCGCTCGGACGAGGCGGCTAACGCTTACCGCGAGGCCATCGAGCTTCGAGAATCGCTGTTTCGATTGTTTACCGCCGTAGCGCGCGAGGAGACGCCGGACGACGGCGATCTCGCCCGCTTGAACGATCGGTGGGAACGGACGCAGCGTCGTCTGGAAATTCGGTACGAGAACGATGCGTTTCGGTTAGATTGGAGGGTAGGGGATCTAGAGGAGTCGCCGGATCTCCTCCGGTTGCTGGATCCGGTCGTACGGGCGGCGGTGGAGCTGCTTCTCTCGCCGAAATCGCGGGACGTCCGTCGGTGCGAGGGACCGCCGGGCTGCGGGTGGCTGTTTCTGGATCATACGAAAAATCATAGCCGCCGTTGGTGCAGCATGCGGGAATGCGGAAACCGGGAGAAGATGCGCAGGTTTCATGAGAAAAAGAAGAGTCGACGCGAGAACGACGGATAG
- a CDS encoding NADH-quinone oxidoreductase subunit A translates to MRRQGGIENLEHYMNNYVLVAIFVALGVFLPVAALTLGRLLRPHKPTAQKQTTYESGNDPVGSGQVRFNVRYYLFALMFVVFDVEAVFLYPWAVAYDKLGLFAVVEMLIFVLLLVIGLIYAWKKKVLKWTSI, encoded by the coding sequence ATGCGACGACAAGGAGGAATCGAAAACTTGGAACATTACATGAACAATTACGTGCTGGTGGCGATTTTCGTGGCGCTTGGCGTGTTTTTGCCGGTCGCCGCGCTGACGCTCGGCCGCTTGCTAAGGCCCCATAAGCCGACGGCGCAGAAGCAGACCACCTATGAGAGCGGCAACGATCCGGTAGGGTCCGGGCAAGTTCGGTTTAACGTGCGGTATTATTTGTTCGCGCTGATGTTCGTCGTTTTCGACGTGGAGGCGGTTTTCTTGTACCCGTGGGCGGTCGCCTACGATAAGCTCGGCTTGTTCGCCGTCGTGGAGATGCTAATATTCGTATTGCTGCTCGTCATCGGACTCATCTACGCTTGGAAGAAGAAGGTGTTGAAATGGACCTCGATTTAA
- a CDS encoding NuoB/complex I 20 kDa subunit family protein has translation MDLDLSKISPEEHEELQRNVFMTTLEQLKAWARSNSLWPMTFGLACCAIEMMGTGGSHYDLDRFGVIFRTSPRQSDVMIVAGTVTKKMGPLLRKLYDQMPEPKWVIAMGSCATAGGPYVKSYAVVKGVDQIVPVDVYIPGCPPNPAALIYGINKLQEKIRYEAKTGKRVTSQ, from the coding sequence ATGGACCTCGATTTAAGCAAGATTTCGCCGGAGGAACACGAGGAGCTGCAACGCAACGTCTTCATGACGACGCTAGAACAGCTGAAGGCCTGGGCTCGCAGCAACTCGTTGTGGCCGATGACGTTCGGTCTCGCCTGCTGCGCGATCGAGATGATGGGGACGGGCGGGTCCCATTACGACTTGGACCGCTTCGGCGTCATCTTTCGGACGTCGCCGCGCCAGTCGGACGTGATGATCGTCGCTGGAACGGTTACGAAAAAGATGGGACCGCTCCTTCGCAAGCTGTACGATCAAATGCCCGAGCCGAAGTGGGTGATCGCGATGGGCTCTTGCGCGACCGCGGGCGGCCCGTACGTAAAGTCTTATGCCGTCGTGAAGGGCGTCGATCAGATCGTCCCGGTAGACGTGTATATTCCAGGCTGCCCTCCGAACCCTGCCGCGCTCATCTATGGCATCAATAAACTGCAAGAGAAGATCCGGTACGAAGCGAAGACCGGGAAGCGGGTGACTAGTCAGTGA
- a CDS encoding NADH-quinone oxidoreductase subunit C, with the protein MTEDDKIKKAAEELAKEAGGNPPEPAPEGTDISMPQNEAEVAKYKPEPDKDGEIHTNHVGAEVKVEDGKATPTEETAKRAEALQAQGDEVAKEQARDAEAAIEGKKELAKTSGADSQGDTVEKPPAKAVTPDEDREAKIRRAQEARAARAAAAGGAAPAGEGAAAERPARAPRAAKTEDGDAEPPKPKEPSKNQPLLDRIAAIVAESVGPEAVESASINEKGLEIPTLTVKGDQWFKTAETLKTHPETGMNYLRNLSGVDHETHLEVVYHLVNLTTKHEVCVKVKADREAPVVPSVTPLWSTANWNEREVFDLLGVDFPGHPDLRRIMMSDDWVGHPLRKDYEPLDPEV; encoded by the coding sequence GTGACGGAAGACGATAAGATCAAGAAGGCGGCGGAAGAGCTGGCGAAGGAAGCCGGCGGCAACCCGCCCGAGCCGGCGCCGGAAGGCACCGACATATCCATGCCGCAGAACGAGGCGGAGGTCGCGAAGTATAAGCCGGAGCCCGATAAGGATGGAGAAATCCATACGAACCATGTCGGCGCGGAAGTGAAGGTCGAGGACGGGAAGGCGACGCCGACCGAGGAGACGGCGAAGCGGGCGGAAGCGTTGCAGGCGCAAGGCGACGAGGTCGCCAAAGAGCAGGCACGAGACGCGGAGGCGGCGATCGAAGGCAAGAAGGAGCTCGCGAAGACAAGCGGTGCGGATTCGCAAGGCGACACCGTCGAGAAGCCTCCCGCGAAAGCGGTTACGCCGGACGAGGATCGCGAGGCGAAGATTCGCCGCGCCCAAGAAGCGCGGGCGGCTCGAGCGGCTGCGGCGGGCGGAGCGGCTCCCGCGGGCGAAGGCGCTGCGGCCGAACGGCCGGCGAGAGCGCCGCGCGCGGCGAAGACGGAGGACGGCGACGCCGAGCCGCCGAAGCCGAAGGAGCCGTCGAAAAACCAACCGCTGCTCGACCGCATCGCGGCGATCGTGGCGGAGAGCGTCGGTCCGGAAGCGGTCGAATCGGCGTCGATCAATGAGAAGGGCCTGGAAATCCCGACGCTGACCGTGAAGGGCGACCAATGGTTCAAGACGGCGGAGACGCTCAAGACGCATCCCGAAACGGGGATGAATTACTTGCGCAATCTGTCCGGCGTCGACCACGAGACGCACTTGGAAGTCGTCTATCATCTGGTGAACCTGACCACGAAGCATGAGGTGTGCGTGAAGGTGAAAGCCGACCGGGAAGCGCCGGTCGTCCCTTCCGTCACGCCGCTCTGGTCGACGGCCAATTGGAACGAGCGCGAAGTGTTCGATCTGCTCGGCGTCGACTTCCCGGGTCATCCCGACCTCAGGCGCATTATGATGTCCGACGACTGGGTCGGTCATCCGCTGCGCAAAGACTACGAACCGCTCGACCCGGAGGTGTAA
- a CDS encoding NADH-quinone oxidoreductase subunit D, whose amino-acid sequence MALRTEELLLNVGPQHPSTHGVFRIVVKLDGEIIKEAMPVMGYLHRGTEKLAENLTYTQIIPYTDRMDYVSAMTNNYVLCNTVEKLMELEIPERAEYLRLVVMELQRIASHLVWWGTYLLDIGAMSPFLYAFRDREKIIDLFNELCGARLTYFYMRVGGVKWDAPEGWLQKVRDFVPYMREKLKEYDNLVSGNEIFLSRIKGVGKYDAQTAIDYGLSGANLRCTGVKWDLRKDQPYSLYEKFDFDVPVGTNGDCYDRYLCRLAEIEQSLRILEQALDSFPGDGPVIGKVPRVIRPPEGEIYSAIESPRGEIGCYLVSRGKDKPFRLKFRRPSFVNLQILPKLLVGETMTNLVTILGATDIVVGEVDG is encoded by the coding sequence ATGGCCTTAAGAACCGAAGAACTGCTGCTGAACGTAGGCCCGCAGCATCCAAGCACGCACGGCGTCTTCCGGATCGTCGTCAAGCTGGACGGCGAAATCATTAAGGAAGCGATGCCGGTGATGGGGTATCTGCATCGCGGCACGGAGAAGCTGGCCGAAAACCTGACCTACACGCAGATCATCCCGTATACCGACCGGATGGACTATGTGTCGGCGATGACGAACAACTATGTATTGTGCAATACGGTCGAGAAGCTGATGGAGCTGGAAATTCCGGAACGGGCGGAATATTTGCGCCTGGTCGTCATGGAGCTGCAGCGCATCGCTTCCCATCTCGTATGGTGGGGGACGTATTTGCTCGACATCGGCGCGATGAGCCCGTTCCTGTACGCGTTCCGCGATCGAGAGAAGATCATCGATTTGTTCAACGAATTGTGCGGCGCGCGGCTGACTTACTTTTATATGCGCGTCGGCGGCGTCAAATGGGACGCGCCGGAGGGCTGGCTCCAGAAGGTGCGCGATTTCGTGCCGTACATGCGCGAGAAGCTGAAGGAGTACGACAACCTCGTCAGCGGCAACGAAATTTTCTTATCCCGGATCAAAGGCGTAGGGAAGTACGACGCGCAAACCGCGATCGACTACGGTCTGAGCGGCGCCAATCTTCGCTGCACCGGCGTGAAGTGGGATTTGCGCAAGGATCAACCTTACAGCTTATACGAAAAGTTCGACTTCGACGTTCCGGTAGGGACGAACGGAGATTGCTACGACCGGTACTTGTGCCGTCTGGCGGAAATCGAGCAGAGCCTTCGGATCCTCGAGCAAGCGTTGGACAGCTTCCCGGGCGACGGCCCGGTCATCGGCAAGGTGCCGCGCGTCATCCGTCCACCGGAGGGCGAGATTTATTCGGCGATCGAATCGCCTCGGGGCGAGATCGGCTGTTACCTCGTCTCCCGCGGGAAGGATAAGCCGTTCCGCTTGAAGTTCCGTCGCCCGTCTTTCGTAAATCTGCAAATTCTGCCGAAGCTGCTCGTCGGCGAGACGATGACGAACTTAGTTACGATTCTAGGAGCGACCGATATCGTCGTCGGGGAGGTGGATGGCTGA
- the nuoH gene encoding NADH-quinone oxidoreductase subunit NuoH: MQTYFENPLSWTGFFTMLAVGVLMLLIVLGFVTYAIYFERKVIGYMQLRPGPNRTGPFGLLQSVADVTKLLIKEDTIPSKADRALFILAPAIAFVPSFAVIATLPYTSNLYAADLNVGLLYYGALTSISTLGIVLGGWASNNKYSLLGGMRSAAQMISYEVPLILSMVGVIMLSGSLNLRTIVEGQAGWIWNWNIFPQIIAFGVFVIAAISELNRTPFDLPEAESELVAGYHVEYSGFRFAFFMLAEYVYVYAIAALTTVLFLGGWHAPAPFLTFIPELIWFLLKFSAVVFVLFWLRATMPRIRIDQLMGLAWKYLLPIALVNIFLTALVKELLK; the protein is encoded by the coding sequence ATGCAAACCTACTTCGAAAACCCGCTCTCTTGGACCGGGTTTTTCACCATGTTGGCCGTGGGCGTGCTCATGCTGCTCATCGTGCTCGGCTTCGTGACGTACGCGATTTACTTCGAGCGCAAGGTCATCGGCTACATGCAGCTCCGTCCGGGACCGAACCGTACGGGACCGTTCGGCTTGCTGCAGTCTGTCGCCGACGTAACGAAGCTGCTCATTAAGGAAGACACGATCCCTTCGAAGGCGGACCGGGCGTTGTTCATCCTGGCGCCGGCGATCGCATTCGTGCCGTCGTTCGCGGTCATCGCGACGCTGCCGTACACGAGCAACCTATACGCGGCGGACTTGAACGTCGGTTTGCTTTACTACGGAGCGCTGACGAGCATCTCGACGCTCGGCATCGTGCTCGGGGGCTGGGCTTCCAACAATAAATACTCGCTGCTCGGCGGGATGCGCTCCGCCGCTCAGATGATCTCGTACGAGGTGCCGCTCATTCTGTCGATGGTCGGCGTCATCATGCTGTCCGGCAGCTTGAACCTTCGCACGATCGTCGAAGGGCAAGCGGGCTGGATCTGGAACTGGAACATCTTCCCGCAAATCATCGCGTTCGGCGTGTTCGTCATCGCGGCCATCTCCGAGCTGAACCGGACGCCGTTCGACTTGCCGGAGGCGGAATCGGAGCTCGTCGCCGGCTATCACGTCGAGTACAGCGGCTTTCGCTTCGCGTTTTTCATGCTGGCGGAATACGTCTACGTCTACGCGATCGCGGCGTTGACGACGGTGTTGTTCTTGGGCGGCTGGCACGCGCCGGCGCCGTTCCTGACGTTCATCCCGGAACTGATCTGGTTCCTGCTCAAATTTTCGGCGGTCGTCTTCGTCTTGTTCTGGCTGCGGGCGACGATGCCGCGCATTCGGATCGACCAGTTGATGGGTCTCGCGTGGAAGTACTTGCTGCCGATCGCGCTCGTCAACATCTTCCTTACCGCGCTCGTGAAAGAATTGCTGAAATAA
- the nuoI gene encoding NADH-quinone oxidoreductase subunit NuoI, producing MKGIAKGLGVTLKSFTKEKVTYAYPDVPLNMPDRFRGVQHFDPDKCIVCNQCARICPTECITLTGKPNPDPEKKGKVIDTYDINFEICILCDLCTEVCPTEAIVMTNNFELATYSRDDLFKNMEWLNDNNTNVRSENTRNPQPGGKGGAS from the coding sequence ATGAAAGGGATCGCGAAAGGTCTAGGCGTCACGCTCAAGAGCTTCACGAAAGAGAAAGTGACGTACGCATATCCCGACGTGCCGTTGAACATGCCCGACCGGTTCCGCGGCGTGCAGCATTTCGACCCGGACAAGTGCATCGTGTGCAACCAGTGCGCCCGCATCTGCCCGACCGAGTGCATTACGCTGACCGGCAAGCCGAATCCGGATCCGGAGAAGAAGGGCAAGGTCATCGACACGTACGACATCAACTTCGAAATTTGCATCCTGTGCGATCTGTGCACGGAGGTATGTCCGACCGAAGCGATCGTCATGACGAACAACTTCGAGCTCGCGACGTACAGCCGGGACGATCTGTTCAAGAACATGGAATGGCTGAACGACAACAACACGAACGTGCGCAGCGAAAATACGAGAAATCCGCAGCCGGGCGGTAAAGGAGGGGCCAGCTAG
- a CDS encoding NADH-quinone oxidoreductase subunit J — translation MSFLTGELVAFFVFALLIIGGAIFMISFTKVVHMVVSLAFAFLSLGGLYVLLEAEFVAFVQILIYAGAVSILMIFGIMLTKHEENEETSPWTTQETLTAIGCVALFGALFFAIQNAELPSGAGFDAGADNTAAIGQIIFTERVLPFELVSVLLTVAFIGAIVLARREEGQ, via the coding sequence ATGTCGTTCCTGACAGGCGAATTGGTCGCCTTCTTCGTGTTCGCCTTGCTCATTATCGGCGGCGCGATCTTTATGATCAGCTTTACGAAGGTCGTACACATGGTCGTCTCGCTTGCGTTCGCGTTCCTGAGCTTGGGCGGCCTGTACGTGCTGCTCGAGGCGGAATTCGTCGCGTTCGTGCAAATCTTGATCTACGCGGGCGCGGTCTCGATCCTGATGATCTTCGGCATTATGCTCACGAAGCATGAGGAAAACGAGGAAACGTCGCCGTGGACGACGCAAGAGACGTTAACGGCGATCGGCTGCGTCGCGTTGTTCGGCGCCTTGTTCTTCGCGATTCAGAACGCAGAGCTTCCGAGCGGCGCGGGCTTCGACGCCGGCGCCGACAATACGGCCGCGATCGGACAAATCATCTTTACGGAGCGGGTGCTGCCGTTCGAGCTCGTGTCGGTGCTGCTCACCGTCGCCTTCATCGGCGCGATCGTGCTCGCGAGAAGGGAGGAAGGGCAATGA
- the nuoK gene encoding NADH-quinone oxidoreductase subunit NuoK has translation MTVDLASSYLTLAAILFCIGLFGALTKRNAVIVLLSIELMLNAVNLNLVALSKYGVVPSLTGQIFSLFTITVAAAEAAIGVAILIALFRNRGTSDVKDMNEMKR, from the coding sequence ATGACGGTCGATTTAGCCTCTTCCTACCTGACGCTGGCGGCCATCTTGTTTTGCATCGGACTGTTCGGGGCGCTGACGAAGCGTAACGCGGTTATCGTGCTGCTGTCGATCGAGCTGATGCTGAACGCGGTGAACTTGAACCTGGTCGCCTTATCGAAGTACGGCGTCGTACCGTCGCTGACCGGCCAAATTTTCTCCTTGTTCACCATTACGGTAGCGGCCGCGGAGGCGGCGATCGGCGTCGCGATCTTGATCGCGCTGTTCCGCAACCGGGGCACCAGCGACGTGAAAGACATGAACGAGATGAAGCGATAA
- the nuoL gene encoding NADH-quinone oxidoreductase subunit L: protein MDYTFVNYAWLIPVFPLLSFLILTALGKGARKVGPIIGVVAAFVSLGLALLVFFERMDGSAAAYTWEEWRWLDIGSFSLYMGFEVTNLNALMLVVVTLVSALVNLYSLGYMAEDERISTFFAYVSLFTFSMLGLVLSSNIVMLYIFWELVGACSFLLIGFWYYKPEAKAAAKKAFIVTRIGDVGLFIGILLLFWAMPGHQLDFSSIHNAFEGGEIDGGLATWIALLIFVGAVGKSGQFPLHTWLPDAMEGPTPISALIHAATMVAAGVYLVARTYDIFLASSAALEVVAYVGAFTALFAATIAVAQNDIKRVLAYSTVSQLGYMMLALGMGSDLGMAAGIFHLFTHAFFKALLFLGAGSVIHGVHNQDIREMGGLFGKMKITAVTFAIGTLALSGLVPFAGFWSKDAILSETLHHGHTVLFAVGLLAAFFTAFYMTRLYVLVFLGKSRAKDPHAHQRAHESPLVMTLPLVVLAVLAVVAGFVNVPGEPWLAGWLTGKTLVEHANWIVIILSNAAAIAGILIGYVVFRKPNAVEPSVETGPAVLRNKYYIDEIYQAAIAAPYRAIGQLLHLFDTYVVDGAVKLVTAATNGIGRVGTRLQNGQMQTYGLIMLLGCLVFIAALAGRRFL, encoded by the coding sequence GTGGATTATACTTTCGTGAATTACGCCTGGCTCATTCCGGTCTTTCCGCTCCTGAGCTTCTTGATTCTTACGGCTCTGGGCAAGGGCGCAAGGAAAGTCGGCCCGATCATCGGCGTCGTCGCCGCGTTCGTATCGCTCGGCCTCGCGCTGCTTGTGTTCTTCGAACGGATGGACGGCTCGGCGGCGGCGTATACGTGGGAAGAGTGGCGTTGGCTCGATATCGGCAGCTTCTCGCTGTATATGGGCTTCGAAGTGACGAACCTGAACGCGCTGATGCTCGTCGTCGTGACGCTCGTCAGCGCATTGGTTAATCTGTATTCGCTCGGGTACATGGCGGAGGACGAACGCATCTCGACGTTTTTCGCGTATGTGTCGCTGTTTACGTTTTCGATGCTGGGGCTCGTCCTCTCGTCGAACATCGTTATGCTCTACATCTTCTGGGAGCTCGTCGGCGCTTGTTCGTTCCTGCTGATCGGTTTCTGGTACTATAAGCCGGAAGCGAAGGCCGCCGCGAAAAAGGCGTTCATCGTTACCCGCATCGGCGACGTCGGGCTGTTTATCGGCATCCTGCTGCTGTTCTGGGCGATGCCGGGGCATCAACTCGACTTCAGCTCCATTCATAACGCCTTCGAGGGCGGCGAAATCGACGGCGGCCTCGCGACGTGGATCGCCTTGTTGATTTTCGTCGGCGCTGTCGGCAAGTCCGGTCAGTTCCCGCTGCATACGTGGCTTCCCGACGCGATGGAAGGTCCGACGCCGATCTCGGCGCTCATCCACGCGGCGACGATGGTCGCGGCGGGCGTCTATCTCGTCGCTCGCACGTACGACATCTTCCTCGCGTCCTCGGCCGCGCTGGAGGTCGTCGCGTACGTCGGCGCGTTCACCGCGTTGTTCGCGGCGACGATCGCCGTCGCCCAGAACGATATTAAGCGGGTGCTCGCGTATTCGACCGTCAGCCAGCTCGGATACATGATGCTGGCGCTCGGCATGGGCTCGGATTTGGGAATGGCGGCGGGGATCTTCCATCTGTTCACGCACGCGTTCTTCAAGGCGCTCTTGTTCCTTGGGGCAGGCAGCGTCATTCATGGCGTACATAACCAGGACATTCGCGAGATGGGCGGACTATTCGGGAAAATGAAGATCACTGCCGTCACCTTCGCGATCGGCACGCTGGCGCTGTCGGGCCTCGTTCCGTTCGCGGGCTTCTGGTCGAAGGACGCGATTCTCTCGGAGACGCTGCACCATGGGCATACGGTTCTGTTCGCGGTCGGATTGCTCGCCGCATTCTTCACGGCGTTTTACATGACCCGACTATACGTCCTAGTATTTCTCGGGAAATCGCGCGCGAAGGACCCGCATGCGCATCAACGCGCGCACGAGTCCCCGCTCGTCATGACGCTGCCGCTCGTCGTGCTGGCTGTGCTCGCCGTCGTCGCCGGCTTCGTCAACGTTCCAGGCGAACCGTGGCTCGCGGGTTGGCTTACGGGCAAGACGCTCGTAGAGCATGCGAACTGGATCGTGATCATCCTGTCCAACGCCGCGGCGATCGCCGGCATCTTGATCGGATACGTCGTCTTCCGCAAGCCGAACGCGGTCGAGCCGTCCGTGGAAACCGGCCCGGCGGTGCTGCGCAACAAGTATTACATCGACGAAATTTATCAGGCCGCCATCGCAGCGCCGTATCGCGCGATCGGGCAGCTGCTCCATCTCTTCGATACGTACGTGGTAGACGGCGCCGTGAAGCTCGTGACGGCGGCGACGAACGGAATCGGCCGCGTCGGCACCCGATTGCAAAACGGTCAGATGCAGACGTACGGTTTGATCATGCTGTTAGGGTGCCTCGTCTTCATCGCGGCGCTTGCCGGAAGGAGGTTCCTCTAG
- a CDS encoding complex I subunit 4 family protein has product MLDNIPILSLIVFAPLLGVLALLFVPKENGRLIRWIGIGTTFLPLLLAGWLYASFDLAGEGTQFAESMRWIAVSLNSELLEQLGSVETYRVQFDYALAADGISLPLVFLTAFVATMAAFASVHIKKRFKTYFILFLLLETGMLGVFLARDLFLFFLFFEITLVPMFFLIGIYGLYEREKAANRFLVYNGLGSALMLVAFLILIATAGMSVDGASFIYSGSYDVIFKNMHDAASFSNMGPEFAQNFPNPFFLTEGNRTFVFFLLLIAFGIKLPIFPFHTWMLRVHTEAPPSIVMIHSGVLLKMGAYGLLKFGVFLFPNEAKQWAVLIAILGVVNILYGAALAFVQKEFKLVLAYSSISHMGIVLLAVAAMNGIGVQGAVFQMISHGLISALMFLIVGSLYERTSSTLLSSMGGFAKSMPFMSGMLLVAGMASLGLPGLSGFVSEFLAFLSLFDEMPIVTAVGCLGIILAAVYVLRGVLGITFGAATEASLTYKDARWVEAVPMIALAAFIFLIGIYPAVLSEPLQTTIGGLEQLLTGSEANGGG; this is encoded by the coding sequence ATGCTGGATAACATCCCGATCTTATCGCTGATCGTCTTCGCACCGTTGCTCGGCGTACTGGCGCTTCTATTCGTCCCGAAGGAGAACGGACGTCTCATCCGATGGATCGGCATCGGAACGACGTTCCTGCCGCTCCTTCTCGCGGGATGGCTGTACGCGTCGTTCGATCTCGCGGGCGAAGGTACGCAGTTCGCGGAGTCGATGCGATGGATCGCCGTCTCGTTGAATTCCGAGCTGCTGGAGCAGCTCGGTTCGGTAGAGACCTATCGAGTGCAGTTCGATTACGCGTTGGCCGCGGACGGCATCTCGCTGCCGCTCGTGTTCCTGACGGCGTTCGTGGCGACGATGGCCGCGTTCGCTTCCGTTCATATCAAGAAGCGGTTCAAGACGTATTTCATCTTGTTTCTGTTATTGGAGACGGGGATGCTCGGCGTCTTTCTCGCGAGAGATTTGTTTCTCTTCTTCCTCTTCTTCGAAATTACGCTCGTCCCGATGTTTTTCTTAATCGGAATTTACGGGCTGTACGAGAGGGAAAAGGCGGCGAATCGGTTTCTCGTTTACAACGGATTGGGTTCGGCGCTTATGCTGGTCGCGTTCCTGATCTTGATCGCGACGGCCGGCATGTCGGTCGACGGAGCTTCCTTCATCTATTCCGGAAGCTACGACGTCATTTTCAAAAACATGCACGACGCCGCATCCTTCTCGAACATGGGGCCGGAATTCGCGCAAAACTTCCCGAACCCGTTCTTCTTAACGGAAGGGAATCGAACGTTCGTGTTCTTCCTGCTGCTGATCGCGTTCGGCATCAAGCTGCCGATCTTCCCGTTCCATACGTGGATGCTTCGCGTGCACACGGAAGCGCCGCCGTCGATCGTCATGATTCACTCCGGCGTATTGCTGAAGATGGGAGCGTACGGCTTGCTGAAATTCGGCGTCTTCCTGTTCCCGAACGAAGCGAAGCAATGGGCGGTCCTGATCGCGATCCTCGGCGTGGTGAACATCCTGTACGGAGCGGCGCTCGCCTTCGTGCAGAAGGAATTTAAGCTCGTCCTGGCATACTCTTCGATCAGCCATATGGGCATCGTGCTGCTGGCCGTCGCGGCGATGAACGGCATCGGCGTGCAGGGCGCCGTCTTCCAGATGATCTCGCACGGTCTCATCTCGGCGCTGATGTTCCTCATCGTCGGAAGCCTCTACGAACGGACGTCGTCGACGCTGCTGTCCTCGATGGGGGGCTTCGCCAAGTCGATGCCGTTCATGAGCGGCATGCTGCTCGTGGCGGGCATGGCGTCGCTCGGGCTGCCCGGCTTGTCCGGCTTCGTCAGCGAGTTCTTGGCGTTCCTCTCGTTGTTCGACGAGATGCCGATCGTTACGGCCGTCGGCTGCCTCGGCATCATCTTGGCCGCCGTCTACGTCCTGCGAGGGGTGCTCGGCATAACGTTCGGCGCGGCTACCGAAGCGTCTTTAACGTATAAGGACGCGCGTTGGGTCGAGGCGGTGCCGATGATCGCCTTGGCGGCGTTCATCTTCTTGATCGGCATCTATCCCGCGGTCTTGAGCGAGCCGCTGCAAACGACGATCGGCGGCCTCGAGCAACTGCTCACGGGCTCCGAAGCGAACGGGGGAGGTTAA